ACATGAATTGGTCAAATGCCTAGCAAATAATGATTTACGatagtattattttatcataagaGTAGCATAGGACTTTCAGTAATTTTCACTTGTGTTAGACAGTGCCAGCATAGGAAGTACTTACACTAAACTTGTAATGACGCACCAAGGACTGAACAAATGGTGAGAATGAAAGAACCACAAAGAATATTGTCAGAAGGCGTGGCTCCATTCACTTgagcaaataatatttttgtgtgtCTCTTCAATTCTTCCTTTGCCCTTATTGATCTCCTCTCTTTTCAATACTAATTAACACATGACCAAGAGCCACCTTATAATGGAACAATCTATGATGTTATGTCGTTTTACAAGTGGTAGGTGACTATTAAATAATGCTATCTAGTCATGCATTTTAAGCGTTACCAAGTTTTCTTGCATGCTACACAATATAATCCTTAGTTGTCCACTTCGATGTGAACCATTTAGGCTATTTTCAGTCGACAGAAACCCTTCTATAAGTTGAAAAATACTTCTCagcaataacttttttttcttttttcatcctTACCTAGAGCATGTTTCTTAAATTTCCTACCCATCTTTTTCTCATGTATGTATTTATTTGAAGGTCTACTCTCTTCGAGAAGATACACCATACACTGTTGGATTGTAGCAGCGGGTAATGATCTCCATTCACATTTAGAGACAGACTTTAAGATGTCGTTGATATAAAATTTCTATGGTTGGGCTATGATTTTCAGCTCATCCACTTCATGCCCTTGATTGGATGTTTCAAAGCTTAAGAAGAGTACAGACAATTTACACAATCTTGTGGTCATCAAAACCAACTAAATGATTCAAATGGCGCATCTTTTTCAATGTGGTTTTTTATGATTCTTTGTCAAAAGATGCTGTGTTTGTACTTCACTAAAATCACTTTCCCTGGCAAAGATGTTCAAAATTAACTCACATTTTTGGCGTTGTTAAATAAAGCTCAATCCTTCTCATCTCCTTACATTAGTTGGAACTTGGAattgataattttgatttattaccACTGCTAAAAAGGCTTATCCTCAAAACTTACAAAGTTAGCAATCAATACACGGTTAAGGACTTCAACTGTTTTCTTGTGTAGATTTGAAATGTGAACTAAGAAGTTTGGTTGAAAGAGATGCCACCTCCTTTCTAactattaaaacaaacaaattacatAGCCACTTGCACAGGGATATGTATGCTAGAAGATTAAGTACAGCTACAGAAGAAAAGGAGCCAACCAACGCAATAACAATTCTGCCCAATAGCTCAATTGCCTTCATTCCGTAAGCAAAGCAGAAGGAGGGACCGGAGAgttaaaggaaagaaaggaaaattgtaACAGTGGAAGAACGGAGAAAGGGTCTATTCAGTTGAGTGGAacgaaatgaaaagaaagtgaatTGAAATGAAAGTTTTGAATTCAAGTAGAGTGTAAAAGAATGGGTCTCATCATTTTATTgttcatttctctcttttttcaccctctttctctACAAACTAACTCTGCCTAAAAGAAGAGAATTTATTGCATGATCCCTACTAATCTTCATGTGAcacaatcatttttaatttaggaAAGTGAAGATTTTCCAAAACCACATGGTCTCATACTAAACAATAATTTCTCGTAAATGACAAATTCGATACCACATTAGTTGCAAGATTATTTAGTTCTTGCTGGTAATATCATCTGCACTCTGATCTTCTTTATAATTCTGTCCTCATAAAATTTTTGATAGGCCATCAAACTTCAGAACTAAAAGGATATGAAGAGGCACAATGTTTCATGTGTCAAGTTAACAAGGTgagtaaattcctttacaagtaAACAGTTGGCTACACCCCAAGTTGAAACCCAGAGAAAATGACACAAAGCCCTATTCAcataacttatatataaaaaaatagtttggacAATCACATTGGAAACATGTTATTGACTGTGTTTTATGACCTTCAATAACAAAATTACCCAAACCGTGCAACAACCAAGTAACTCACataacttaaatatatatatataaaagttggaTCAATCACACTAGAAACATGTTATTGACTGTGTTATATGATCTCCAACAACAAAATTACCAAACCGTGCAACAACAAAGTAATTTAACCCCAGCAAGAAAGGTAATGGTGCTATCACTTTAATGCCGGCTTCCAAAACTGTACCTCCTTTGTTAAAAGAATTCCCCTCCTCAACTCTCTCCTTTACCAATTGAATCCttacaatattttcattttatcgtTTGAATATCTATTACCAAGTGATTTCTTTGTCATATTCTACCACAATTCTTGTATATAATTAGTCCCTTTTGACTTTGATACCCGTGAGACATAACAGCAGTAAACTAAACTCACACGGAAGCAAGAGAGGAGAGGAAGAGATTTAACACATTGTTTCaaactgaaaattttaattacaagatAGTTGTACTGGTAGCCTATCTATAGctttaaatatacatattagtataatatatttagaaaaattCATTTGTGTAGAAAGTATAAGATAGGGTATATATGTAAATTGTCTGCTTCCACTTCAATTTGTGGCTTCAATTAATCGGTGCATACTACTGCTCTTACGTGATTCAATGAAAAATGCCTGCTTAGCaattaagaattaagaaatttagttaatttaattaatattattaaaattgtcaccattttatatatatatttttagaattagaaTTGTCCTTAAAAGTATTGACATTCAAATCTCTTAATCTCTTTCTGCTTAATTAATCAACTAATGCATCTCTATTTAAGGGCACTTTCGTAAAAAAGGTAAGAAAATAATGGAAGACAATTTTGAACCAAGACAAACTTAAAAGCAATACTCAACGAGAATTGAAATATTAGATTGTTACCATCACCAGGCAATTATTATTCATCATTAACATTATGACTCCAAATTATATCTTAAGGGAAAAGAAAAGCATGAAGAACGACTCCATCTATATCTGCATACATATGAATTGAAAAGAAGCTTATAATGGTTGGAATAAAATGATGTTCACTATGGTGGTGAAACATTTCTTGATGCTGCTTCTATTGCACCCTCAATCTTATTGATGCAAGATTTGTAGAGAAATCCTAGATAATCCACTATGGTGTCCTCAGATACATCTTCTAAAGGGTTTATCTCAAATGACCAGCGAATAAGAGTTGATTCATCCCCATAGTCAACTAGTTTTAGAGAGTTTACAGATCCATCTAGACCTACATTGCTTGCTTCCATTCTGTAAACATAGCTATGTGATGATGAGTCCAGTGAAACCAACCTCTCCTTGATCCATGACCTTTCTCCATCTTGTTGAGGAAACATGAAACCCGAGACTAGCCTAACATAGCCCGGTTCATCGTCATCTCCAGCCAAGGAACTGCATCTTTCTACCATTGGCATCCATTCGGGTAGTCTTTTAGTTTGAGAGACCAAGGTCCAAACCTTGTCAATAGGTACACAAACTATGCCACCAACTGAACCTTGCCATTTACCATTTCTCACTTCAATAGCCTACAAGACATGAATTAAGGTTAAATTAAAATCATCTCTAACTATAACACAAATACACAATAATATATAGTTCAGGCAGGCTTGTACTGAATGACAATTGACAGTGCAATGTTAGAGTAAGTACCAAAAATTTCAGTCTATATGTACTTCACCTAAGAGAAGGAAACTAAACATATAATCTTTCAACAGAGTGCATAAATTGCAAGGAAAAGGTGACTCAATGACTACTGTGAATCATATCAGAACATTTGTATACATACCATGTTTAATTCTATGATCCTATCCTGTTTTGGTGTATaactttatttctaattaattggaAGGATCTTCACTGTTTCATCTTTTAATCACTTGCACTTTTATATGAAGGGTGATACCATAAACTCTTTAATTCCTTATTAGTCATCAGCCAAAAAAATAGCAGCATAAGTTGATAACAGCTCGAACTCTAGCTTTCTACAGCAAATTAAATACTTATCGTTATACCATATGAACGCAACATCTATCTCGCAAATTAATCGGGAGATGCAAGGCAAAATTTGTCATgtttaaaggaaaaatacaaaatagttCGGCTACTTCCATTTCTGGACTGATAATTCCAATGCCAGTCTTGAAAGTTGCCACCATTTGATGCCTAAATTACTATTTATGATCTTGTGATATTCTAAGTATACCTTAGATGATTTCATTGAATAATTTCatctcaaaatttattattagattCAAAGTtcatatcattaaaataaatcgtgttaataaaattttatattaatttcgtacctcaatttattatatacttataattataattggtGAAATAGTTAGTgtaactgtaacactgatacaAGGATCTTTCATCAAATTCAGGATCACTTTTATCACTATAAAAGTATTGACGACCAGGgtggtaatttaaaaaaactacacAATGTCTATGATGTTATATGGTCCCTGCACATCTGAATCTGATGACCATCACTGCTGAAACCTCCagctttttcaattaaaaatcctGAAGGAGTCTCCCTTGGATTTGGCTGATGGGAATGTCCCTTTATGCACTTCTCTTTACAATAATCTGCACACAAGGAGACATTTTGAAAGCAAATCATGATACGCTGACCATCAACTTAGAAATATCAAAACAAgggtattatatataaataaattgccAATGGCCTTTTAGACTAATGACTCCAAGGGTTGTGGGGTTCAAGGTAGGAAGGTTCCATTCCTCCATACCCCCTTATACCTAATCTAAACCCCACCTACATCCCATTTTACCTAGCAAAAAAGGAACAAAGTCATGTATTATGCACCATTTCTCTTGTATATCTCATTGtgtattttttgctacatagtTTATATTGAGGTTCAAAATGTAATGGTCTTTGTAGTAGCAAAGTGATCTCATAACTTCAACTGGACCTCCCATGTACTTCTGAGCACTTAAGAGAtgccatattattattattattattattattattattattattattattattattattattgagatgAAAATCTAAGGTCCAATTCATtgtagaaataaagaaattgatcctagaaaaaaaaaaaaaaaggagttctGGGGTACTCGAATAACCTGCGCAGAAGGTTAGAATGGGCAGTAATTTACCAGCAAGACCTCCTGATTAGTCGGCTAGCTGGGATTAAAtctgttgtgtttttttaatcaagtttttagttcctttaaattttggattttctataatttttttttactatttagtcattcattttttttattcatcaatactttctttttcagaaacaatactttttaaaaacttaattaacttatttttgtcaaaaacaagagaaataTATCAAAACATAGGTAATACCGAACTTTGTATACTAGTTAAAGTGAAATACAAAAGCTAAATATTAATAGCATCCTAGACTTGTAATCTTGTAaatcattataatatataataactattatAATATCTCCTTTAAATCTGTCTGCGTTGTCATGTCTACATTCTTTTCACTCTTCCTCATATACttataattttctctcatgAAATTATAAACTTTACTCCCCTAGACTAGCCTGCATATCAtcttatacttttaaattttaataatatgcaACTGAAAccaatttaagtattttatgtttaaaatttaaatatgatccTATCATCTTAtagttttaatattaaactgtttaatttaattttgatttaattatttattttttataatttttaaacttatttattttagtctctataattaataaataaatttgttagttctgaaatttattaagtgaattttttagtctttaaaacattttaattttcaaaaatccttttcattaaatatttttatgaccaatagttaaataattttaaccatAGAGAttttttgagaattaaaatataaactttatatactaaaaaatttatttattaattataaagacCAAAagggataaattaaaaaattatgggtAATCaaaccttcattttttttatctcttttaatctatcagtttttaacatctttaatactaatttgaatttaaatatttttttaaatatcaattaatataaaatgactatCATTATTGACAcaacaaattataatataataattatatcataTCTTTAATATCTTGGTCACCAAATGGACTTAAGTTAATTTTGGGCTTTACGTTTACTTCACACCTACAATTAGCCTCGGAGAATCATTTTAGTtataatctttttaaattttccaATTCGGAAGGGTCAGCTTAGCTTTATTTTTGAACAAGACTGATTTggaataaaaggataaaataaattcaaataataaaaataagaattgtgGGGAACAACACGGTTGAGTTTATTGCATATGATCtgtataagtaaatatttattttataaactaaaattcatgataaataaaaataaataatcttgaacatatgaattatattagtgtttaaattgtaaaatacacatgataaatatttattttatataattaaaatttataataaataaatacttgcatataaaaattatattgtaattaaatttataataaataaatattttttggaatatagattatgttttaaatttaaaataaatattttttatctagtaatgttttttagaaaaatatattgaaattttacttaaaaataaataaaaaatgatatattaaaaaaagatattatttaaaatcactattgttatttttgttaaatccTCTCATGTTTTGTGGTTTGTTTTACTAGGAAGACGAAGACGGGTTCTTCTGTTTGAAAGTGTGACTGCTTGACAGGGTTCTTCTGTTTCTTCCTCCAAAGCTTTTCATGGAGTTCGCGGCACTCTCTAACGCTACCCAACTTGGGGGCTTCAACCCCCTCAGAACCAACCTTCAAAGTTCTCTTCCTTTTCGGCATGCTTCTTTCCCTTCTTCCTCTC
The genomic region above belongs to Glycine max cultivar Williams 82 chromosome 14, Glycine_max_v4.0, whole genome shotgun sequence and contains:
- the LOC100780153 gene encoding uncharacterized protein, whose amino-acid sequence is MVATFKTGIGIISPEMEAIEVRNGKWQGSVGGIVCVPIDKVWTLVSQTKRLPEWMPMVERCSSLAGDDDEPGYVRLVSGFMFPQQDGERSWIKERLVSLDSSSHSYVYRMEASNVGLDGSVNSLKLVDYGDESTLIRWSFEINPLEDVSEDTIVDYLGFLYKSCINKIEGAIEAASRNVSPP